The window ATGTGTTGGCGTTTTGTACATATAATCTTTTTTATATCAATGAAAAATCATATATTCTTTAAATGTCTGGCCATTTCTCTTTTTAAGTTTGAACAGATTCAACCACTTTGGAGAAAAAGCTTGCGTCGTTGGTAATACTTTGAACACTTTTGACTTGAGATAGCAAATGAAAAGGATTCCTCAATGAATCAACATCAATAATACATCATCTTTGCTGATATGATTCTAAGATGTAAGGTTACAAAAGTGAGCAAGAAGCTAAAGCTAAAGCTAACTCAATCACAATCTCTTTTCATGCATGGTGGTGATCATGACTGTGACTCCTCTCCCTGCTGCCACAGTTCATTTTCACCTCAGAACAGGTCTCTTCTTTATCTTCCTTGGAACTTTCACAGTGCCCATTGCTCTTCACTTTCAAGCTAGCTACCACATGTTCAGCAGGCCTTGAGCAACAACCTTTGACCGAGACTTTCACTTCTCCATCCACATTGACTAAGTTTGAAGAACCTTCTTGTTGAATTGTGCCAGTTCCACAACAAACGGACTTGCAATCACCACCATCACCAACGTCAAGTCTTATCTCCTCCGATGGCATGTCATGACAGCCCTCGTCTTGGTCTGGTTGCTGAGTCTTGTTACCACTACCACAACACCCTGAATCACAGCTCTTCCTCACAATCTTTACATTGTCTTTCTGTTTCTTGTCACAACAACCAGAGTGACCATGGTGCGGCTTCATCACTTTCTCTCGATTCTTCTTTCCACAACAGCTCGACTTGCAATGCTTATCACTCCTCGTTGGTGGTAATAAGCCTGCTTCCATGTCCCCAGCAGCATCACCTTCATGTTTCTCCGCGTTTAAGACACAAGGAGAAGAAGACGACCGATAACATTTGTTTCCACCCTTTTGTTTATCCCTAAGCAACAACATGCTATTAAGAATCACTAGCAGACAAGTCCCCACATCTGCAAGAACCGCTGCCCAAATCAACGGGTAACCAGCAAAAGCCAAACCAAGAATTGCTCCTTTCATAGTGATGGACAAGACcacattctccaccactttccTTTTAGCTCTGCGTGCAAGCCTTATAGCTTGCGGTATTCTTCTAATATCATTAGACATCAAGATTATATTACCAGTCTCTGTTGCAAGAGCTGAGCCTGAGATACCCATTGAGATACCAATATCAGCCGTAGCCAAAGCTGGTGCATCATTCAAACCGTCTCCCACCATAGCCGTTGGACCTTCTCTCTTAAACTCTTTGATGATTTCAGATTTGCCTTCTGGAAGAAGCTCTGCATGAATGATATCTATAGCATTCCCTAGCTGTTGTTATAACATAACATTTTCAGTGAAAACTAGTTTCAAGAGAGGCATTAAACTCAAAAGACTGATTCTCTCACCTGTTCTTGAGCATGCCTTGCTGCAGCTTGGTTATCTCCGGTAAGCATTGCAGTCTTGATTCCCAAAGATTTAAGTTCTTTCATCGCTTGAGCTACACCTGATCTACAAGCATCTGAGAGATTGAAGCTACCAGCAAGTGTTTCTCCAACGTAGACATATCCAACCGTCTTTCCTCCTTTAGTATCAACATCAGTATCTGGAACTGTGTATATACACCAAAGCAAAGAACTATCAAGAGtgcaaacaaaaaagaaaaacctcAAAAATTCATTTGATATGCACCTGATGAACATCCAGCTCTGGAGGCAATCCTTTTGTTCCCAATATAGACTTCTTTGCCATCAATCTTCCCATAGATACCTTCTCCTGGAAAGTTCTGATAGTCCTCAACCGCTTCAGGCTTAGGTTCAACAGAGACAGATTTAGCATAGTCCACAAGTGCAGAAGCCATTGGATGGCTTGACTTGCTCTCCACGCTTGATACCCTAACAGAAGTTACATTCCAAAa of the Brassica rapa cultivar Chiifu-401-42 chromosome A03, CAAS_Brap_v3.01, whole genome shotgun sequence genome contains:
- the LOC103861929 gene encoding cadmium/zinc-transporting ATPase HMA2, translating into MASKNDKKMTKSYFDVLGICCTSEVPLIENILKSLDGIKKYSVIVPSRTVIVVHDSLIISQFHIVKALNQARLEANVRVTGETNFKNKWPSPFAVVSGVLLLLSFFKYLYSPFRWLAVAAVVAGIYPILAKSIASIARTRIDINVLVVITVGATLGMQDYTEAAAVVFLFTIAEWLQSRASYKASAVMQSLMSLSPQKAVIAETGEEVEVDELKINTIIAVKAGETIPIDGVVVDGNCEVDEKTLTGEAFPVPKLRDSTVWAGTINLNGYITVKTTSLAEDCVVAKMAKLVEEAQNSKTETQRFIDQCSKYYTPAIIIISLCFVVIPFALKAHNMKHWLHLALVVLVSACPCGLILSTPVATFCALTKAATSGLLIKGADYLETLAKIKTVAFDKTGTITRGEFIVTDFKSISRDISLHSLLYWVSSVESKSSHPMASALVDYAKSVSVEPKPEAVEDYQNFPGEGIYGKIDGKEVYIGNKRIASRAGCSSVPDTDVDTKGGKTVGYVYVGETLAGSFNLSDACRSGVAQAMKELKSLGIKTAMLTGDNQAAARHAQEQLGNAIDIIHAELLPEGKSEIIKEFKREGPTAMVGDGLNDAPALATADIGISMGISGSALATETGNIILMSNDIRRIPQAIRLARRAKRKVVENVVLSITMKGAILGLAFAGYPLIWAAVLADVGTCLLVILNSMLLLRDKQKGGNKCYRSSSSPCVLNAEKHEGDAAGDMEAGLLPPTRSDKHCKSSCCGKKNREKVMKPHHGHSGCCDKKQKDNVKIVRKSCDSGCCGSGNKTQQPDQDEGCHDMPSEEIRLDVGDGGDCKSVCCGTGTIQQEGSSNLVNVDGEVKVSVKGCCSRPAEHVVASLKVKSNGHCESSKEDKEETCSEVKMNCGSRERSHSHDHHHA